The Hippoglossus hippoglossus isolate fHipHip1 chromosome 2, fHipHip1.pri, whole genome shotgun sequence genome includes a region encoding these proteins:
- the LOC117772618 gene encoding probable G-protein coupled receptor 34 translates to MTTFAPASSFPFTLSASASSNTSLSISASSLPLSMSSFPPPFSTISVVSPNQTCLLDDNPLRWTLAIFYSLFFLFGIVGNVFALWVFLHLHSSRNSVRVFLINCAVADLVLLACLPFRVFYHVNGNKWVLGKVACKLVGTLFYMNMYISIALLGFISLDRYLRLKRKGRARRGVWGSSRSSSWVACGVLWGLSLTALVCMIVKADGKENSDLCFQYKQLHKAKGKAYFNAMLVVLFWFVFIMLVVSYAKIACQLLRVSRDRPDLPNARKYNCTAKKSFFVLFLFTVCFGPYHAFRPFYIHSQLSRTISCDYQQLMNRTNEVMLLFSAFNSCLDPVMYFLLSGSVRKTALQALGHRFGNRLFLHDATSNSSTTEFRRPSVPMGLPKAELNIPSVTPRVGICVISSNLDRTGSTVLPPTGQN, encoded by the coding sequence ATGACCACATTTGCCCCTGCATCTTCTTTCCCCTTCACTCTTTCAGCTTCTGCATCATCCAACACCTCTCTATCTATCTCCGCTTCATCCCTTCCTCTTTCAATGTCATCTTTTCCCCCTCCCTTCTCCACCATTTCTGTGGTCTCCCCAAACCAAACTTGTTTACTTGATGACAATCCCCTCCGTTGGACGCTGGCAATCTTCTACTCCCTATTCTTCCTCTTTGGGATTGTGGGTAACGTCTTTGCACTGTGGGTTTTCCTTCACTTGCACTCGAGCCGCAATTCTGTGAGAGTATTCCTCATCAACTGTGCTGTGGCTGATCTGGTCCTGCTGGCGTGTCTGCCCTTCAGGGTCTTCTACCATGTCAATGGAAACAAGTGGGTTCTGGGAAAAGTGGCATGCAAGCTGGTGGGAACTCTATTTTATATgaacatgtacataagtatcGCGTTACTGGGATTTATCAGCTTGGACAGATACTTAAGGCTGAAGAGGAAAGGTAGAGCGCGGAGAGGCGTGTGGGGGAGTAGCCGGTCATCGAGCTGGGTGGCATGTGGGGTTCTGTGGGGTCTGTCACTGACGGCGCTGGTGTGCATGATTGTCAAGGCAGACGGCAAAGAGAACAGTGACCTGTGCTTCCAGTACAAGCAGCTACACAAAGCCAAAGGGAAGGCCTACTTCAACGCCATGCTGGTGGTGCTGTTCTGGTTCGTCTTCATCATGCTCGTGGTCTCCTACGCAAAGATCGCCTGCCAGTTGCTGAGGGTGTCTCGGGACAGACCGGACCTTCCCAACGCGCGGAAATACAACTGCACTGCCAAGAAATCTTTCTTCGTCCTCTTTCTGTTCACCGTGTGTTTCGGACCCTACCACGCCTTCCGCCCCTTCTACATCCACTCGCAGCTCAGCAGAACGATCTCGTGCGACTACCAGCAGCTGATGAACCGCACCAACGAGGTGATGCTGTTATTCTCCGCCTTCAATAGCTGTTTGGATCCGGTCATGTACTTTCTGTTATCTGGCTCGGTTCGCAAAACCGCACTGCAAGCGCTTGGGCATCGATTTGGAAACAGGCTATTCCTCCACGACGCAACATCCAACAGCTCGACGACGGAGTTCAGGCGGCCGTCTGTGCCTATGGGGTTACCAAAAGCTGAACTGAACATCCCCTCTGTCACACCGAGAGTCGGCATCTGTGTCATCAGCTCCAACCTCGACCGCACAGGATCGACTGTGCTTCCACCTACTGGCCAAAACTGA